The DNA segment ATAAACCTACCCGCGTAATCTTCAATGTTTCAACATGAAAAACGTTTACACCTTTTGTGTAGTTATGTTTTTACCTAGAATTTAAAGATTGAACTATGACTTTTATCATGCTATATTTCTTGTTATAGCGTGTTTAACATGATGTTGTAACACAGTTTGATTGTATTTGATTAGGACATTAGGTGGGATGtgtgatttaaaaaccggttattcTGCATTTGTTTTGAATAAATAGTTTTCTTGTAGGCCTTTGAAAATTGTTTTATCTAAGTACTTTTTCATAAACATGTTCAAATAATTTATAATAGTTATAGATGTTTGCAATTTGTTGTGGTATGTTTTGATGAAATTTTAAGCTGGATCACTAACtttgatttgaaaaaaaaaagactaTGAATTGGTTGGTTTTTCAGTAAATAACTGTTTGCTTTTTCAAGACACTTAttagacaaaaaaaaataaaaataaatatacagTTTTTATCTTTTTTCACAATGTGAAACTGTAATTTATAAACTTATTATAAACAAATAATGTATTAATCACTACATaaacctaatatatatatatatatatatatatatatatatatatatatatatatatatatatatattttttataaaaatgccCAAAACTAGAATTTAACCTGAAGCTCGAAACCATCTCTAATTGCGATAGAAAACCAATAATTGTTAGAGGAGAAGAGAAAAATATGGCTGTTTATGGGAAATAAGAGAATTTGAACAATCTCCTGTAAGTCTAACGTGAAGGCGTCCTTACCCTCCTTACCACAAGTAGGGATGGCAATATTGTATGACTAATctcatacctagttctaaaatcTTGTCCTATATCGGACTCATTACATATCGGGTATTTGGCGGGTAATTACCTATCAGGTATCGGGCATACCCATAGGTATCGGGTATACCAGTTGGGATTTTTATGTAAATATATTTTTTGCTCTCCCTTataattttatgttttaaaaatctatatcTACACTATATAAGGATGAAGGGGGTGCACCCCTCATGAGAAGGGGGGAAATTTCTACCCACCCAATCATGATGTACCATATTAATTCCCCTCTCGTATATCACTTTTGCCAAAAAAACATAAAGGATGGTTTCACCTAAAccattaaaaaaaatgaaaaatgcaTGATTGGTTAAAAGAGAGTGAGGTCCACCATTACCCCCTCTCCTCCCTCTTCCCCGCATGCGGTAAGTAGTCACCTCCCCCCCCACGAGCAGAGAGAGAGATTGAACCTACAGAAGGAACAACCCCACAATTTAACCTTAGTGTTATTCTGTGTTTCATCACTGTGAAAATAAGTTACCTGGTTTTATACAATGTATACAATTATTGTGCACGGGCTGTATAATCTTATACGGCTCgtattcctcgaaaattggattTTTCTCAAAGTAAAAAAAAGTTATCTACAGGACGGGAGCTATCAACGCGGGGATGGGTACAGAAAAGGTAAAAGATGAGATTTGTCACGTACATTGTTTAATACGCCTCAtttcatcttttttactcttttcttcgatttcaacaaatcttttcaatcttcattgcttcgtTAAAATTAGCAATGCGGTTTCGATAGCATATGATTGTCTAAAAAAACGCTTTTATCATGTGTTATATGATTGTCTAAAAAAGCGATTTTATAATGTGTCATGTGATTGTCTAATCCTATACCTATCTCATATccacaaaatattttttttcattcCCATACCCGGGCCAATACTAATCAGGTATCAGGTATATCAGTCCCAAATGCTTTGGGTTTCTGATAGTACCATCGGGCTCGGGTATACCAAAAAGCTATTTATGTTCCTTTATAGATATTGAGAAAAAATGGCATAGATATTTTTAATCTAAGTCTTAATAATGTAGCCCCACCACACCCCTATGGACCACGTTACAAAATTAGATGTTGGCCTTAAATTCTCGTACACGCTATATTAAGTTATTAACCTACAAATTTTGATCAAATCTTCCAAAACTGCACAAAAAATGGCTAACAACGACATaacttcctcctcctcctcctcctcttcgTTGCCGGTCCGTGAAATCCCCGGCAGCTACGGGTTACCGTTGTTGGGACCACTAACCGACCGCTTTAACTACTCGTGGTTTCAAGGGCCCGAAAAGTTTTTCAGGAAGCGGATAGAGAAGAATAAGAGCACGGTGTTTCGTACAAACGTTCCACCTAGCTTCCCCTTTTTTCTTGCTAATCCAAACGTTGTCGCGGTTCTTGATTGCAAATCATTTGCTCATATGTTCGATATGGAACTAGTCGAGAAGAAGAACACCCTTGTTGGCGATTGGATGCCTAGCACTAGATTTACTGGCGATAGGCGCGTTTGTGCTTATCTTGATACATCTGAACCTCAACATGAACAGGTACGATATGTTAGACGGATTGTTTCATTTGAATttgttcattttttttaaatgatctAAACCTCAGCATGAATAGGAATGATTCAGTTTGATATGTTTTCATTTGGATTTTTGATTGCTGATTTTTCATTTGAATATTGTAGAAAAGTATTATCAACAAGTCTGACTGTTACAACATGCAAAAATATCTAAAGAAATCATTAATAtttcttttttgtaaaaatatgtatttacctaataattatatttttacttgaaatctatatctatatttgTATCTATACTCTCCGGAATTGGTGACTcaggttactctcggagtacttgGTTTGGTCCAATGGATGTCCcaagagtgctcgggattgattatGTTGGCCGTTAAAAATTAATACCCTAATATTTATTTATGGCATTAACTAGAGATTAATTTTTGACATTTAATGAAAAGAAAGTAATAGTGAAAAtttaacaaataataataataataataataataataataataataattccatTGAAAATCTTTTTATACGATTTATTAAAACTCCATTGATTAAGACATTATTGGTATTGTAACAGATTAAGTGATTCGTTTCACaaattgatttttaacaaacTAACATGATGCATGCAGGTGGACATCAACGTTATAGATGTTAATATCAAAATTTGGTCGCACGAACATCTCACATGATTCACATGAAGAATTTAGCATGAATGATTTTTTGACTTTGACATCTATCAAGCTTGgcaacataaataaataaataaataaataaataaataatgttttagtctcgaaaaattggtttttaataaaccaacatttgtcccgttggtaaataataatcttacctacgtaattggtatacaataatcctacctatcaacatgttggtactcaatgaacttccgttatttttttttaactgaagttagtttttaagttttatttattacacaaaagtCTATGTAGTTGTAATTTAGTAGTTTtaattacacaaacagtccctgtagttgtaatttacttgttttaactattttaaaactagtaaattacagtcccttgagttttttttttgttttataaaatatttaaaactagtaaattacaactacagggactttttgtgtaataaataaaacttaaaaattaacttcagttaaaaaaaattaacggaagttcattgagtaccaacatgttgataggtatgattattgtataccaattacgtatgtaagattattatttaccaacgggacaaagattggtttattaaaaaccaattttacTTTTAGTCTCTATTAAATTGGTACGAGTTTAAGTTCCAAAAATGAACAATATATGAATTTTAGGATTAGTTTTTATAGGATGTGTGTAATTCAATGGACACACAAGCGTTACCTAATACAATACATGTATCTGGAAAAAAATTATAATTAATTTTATGCCTGGTCTCGTTACGCGAATACTCGTTTTATTATTTGTGCCGAATATTCCAGGCTTCCTTAtcagaccatgtgtagtgggaggGGGAAGACCCTTAGGCATTTTGCGCCATGTGACGGTCAAGTCAGCATGTGATCATTatggggcattatgttaaaactTAAAAGGGGTGTAGTGTGAATGtagggcattatgttaaaagtggtgcaatagaattaaataaaaaaaaaccattaaAAAGATGCTATTGGCCAAGCAAAAAGAAGAAGGCGTTTTATAAAACAAGCTTCAGgtgtttttttgaaaaaaaaaaagcccAAGGGCGGTTTACAAGCGTGGTTGGGcgtttttttggaaaaaaatgcCAACCCCCCCACACTACGGGTCATCTCATGGTCAAGATCTTTCTTGTCATTCCTAATTCTAACGACTGTTTATCTGGCCTATTTCGACCATACACACGTCAAAAAAGAGTATACTTGTAGTAAAATGATTAAAGTTTGAACTATTATAAACTATTTTGTGTTATGGTTTAACTAGCTTTTAAAATTGGCAGATCAAGAACTTCGCAATGGACACACTCAAACAAAGCTCAACCATTTGGGTCCCAACCCTAACCACCTTACTAGACACAATGTGGGACACCATCGAGTCCCAACTCGACTCCGGTCCGGTCAGCTACCTCGTACCCATTCAAAAATTCATCTTTGCCTTCGCATCTTTATGCATAGCAGGTGCGGACCCGGCTAACTCACCAGACATAGCCGACAAAGGTTACATCCGTATGGACCGCTGGCTCGCGGTTCAGCTACTACCCATTGTCCCAATAACCGCCTTCCAACCCTTGGTGGAAATATTCCTACACTCCTTTCCCTACCCTTACTTCTTAGTGAGTCGTGACTATAAAAAATTATATGAATTCGTGGAAAGCGAGGGTAAAGAAGTAATTTCACGAGCTCAAACCGAGTTCAACCTCAGTAAAGAAGACGCAACCCATAATCTCCTTTTCATCCTCGGGTTCAACGCATTTGGCGGGTTTTCAATCCTTTTCCCATCTTTATTATCCGCATTAGCGGCTGATGAAACCGGGGTTCAAGAAAAGTTAAGAAAAGAAGTGAGAGAAAAAGCCGGGCCCACGTCAGGTTTAAGCTTGAGATCCGTTCAAGAAATGGATCTGGTTCAGTCTTTTGTTTATGAGACACTTAGACTGAACCCGCCTGTGCCATTGCAGTACGGGCGGGCCCGAAAGGACTTTGAGTTGAGTTCTCATGACTcggtttttaaaataaaaaaaggtgAGTTACTATGTGGGTACCAGCCTTTGGTGATGAGAGATCCTAAGGTGTTTGATGACCCGGGAACGTTTGTTCCGGACCGGTTTACTGGCGAGAAGGGTAAAGAGTTGTTGAGTTATTTGTACTGGTCGAACGGGCCGCAATCTGGGATGCCAAGTGGGTCGAACAAACAGTGTGCGGCGAAAGACTATGTTACGCTCACTACTTCGTTGTTTCTTGCACATATGTTTTTGAGATATGATTCGGTTACAATAACTAATGCTTCGTTTACAGCTGTTGATAAACCCACACCATGAGTTATCAAAGATCGTTAAGAGGAAGATTGAGACTATTAAAAGTTCCTTcctattagaccatgtgtagtggtttagcaaaataatgcccccaccatggggcattattcgacacgtggcagtccagtcagcatggggcgttattgcaaaagtggcgtagtgggaataatgcccaaataatgccccttccaattattaaacaattatttttgaggtttaaaaaaaaaggaaactaCAAGTGCCCCAAACCCGTTGGCTAGTCAACATGGTTGGCCGGATCTTGAGCGTTGTTTTAAAAACGCtaaacaaaattttttttaaaaataatgccccaaaacgccccatgtaatgggttGGGGGCGTTTTTAggcgttttttttcaatttttttttaaaaaccacgccccactacgggtggtcttagcaATTTTATGTGTTTAACTATTGTGAATAAAAAATCATGAGTCATAGGAGTTGTAAAAGGATTGatcttataaaaatatatatttttattctcATTTTAAACAAGCTAATATTAAACAATTTAAACTGGTCAACCTAAACACGACCCTCCGCTAAATTAAATGGATTGCACATGTGAACTCAAAGATGACATGTTTGTTTTACGGGTCAACCCGACTCAACATGTCTTGTTACAAGACAAAAATTACCGTTTAAGCCCAAACAAGTTTCCACGACTTCAAGTAtgatataacaaaaaaaaaaaaaaaaaaaaaaaaaaaaaaaaggtttataTTCTTTTTACTTTCATGCCTATTCAGTGATGGATTCAGAAATTTTTCCTATGAGTTCACTTTTTTCCGGTGGTTAGAGTTCTCACAACTAGACGCTGAAACTTTCAGGCTGGGTTAGATTGGGGTCGAGTCGTGTAACATGATTAAATACGATATCATTTCATTTGCCCTAAAATTTAAGTTTCTAACAAACTAAATCAAATGGAAATTTGTGACAGTGAAATATACCTGAAGATTAGAATTTTGTGTCACCCAAACAATATATGAAATAGCTGACTTTAGTGTCGCACAATCAATAGCTACTTTTTTGTTTTCTATTGTAGCATCCACAACCCTCTAATTTTCTAAAGAAGTAAATAACATTTTAGTCTCTGTAGTTTGGAtcattttaccagtttagtctaaaggtttcatttttcgtctatgtgtccaaaaatgtttcaccgttgccattttagtccactaggttaacttcatccatttttttctgttaacgagaaggacaaTTCAGACGTTTTATATGGCCTAATttcccttctagttaacagagttacatataaaatgaccgaattgcctttctcgttaacagaaaaaatgaatgaagttaacccaatggactaaaatggcaaccaTGAAACCTTTTTAAACCCAcatgtgaaaaatgaaacctttgaactaaactgataaaataacccaaaccacaggggctaaaacgacatttaactctttaaaaaataaataagttcAAAAGGGCTTACCCACCATCTACACATAAGTCTAATAATGTTACCCACCCCTATGGTCCACGTTATAATATTAGACTATTAGTTGTTCTTAAATTAAATATTCAATGTATAATGTATTCTTTTCAACTTTACAAACTCAATATTAACCTCCAAATTCCAACCAAATTTTCCAAAACGTCAGCAAAAATGACCAACAACAACATAGCTTCCTCCTCCGTGAATACGTCGTTGCCGGTCCACGAAGTCCCTGGCAGCTACGGGTTACCGTTGTTGGGACCGCTAACCGACCGCCTTAGCTACTCGTGGTTTCAAGGGCCCGAAAAGTTTTTCAGGAAGCGGATAGAGAAGAATAAGAGCACGGTGTTTAGAACAAACGTTCCACCTAGCTTCCCTTTTTTTCTTGCTAATCCAAACGTTGTCGCGGTTCTTGATTGCAAGTCATTTGCTCATATGTTCGATATGGAACTAGTCGAGAAGAAGAACACCCTTGTTGGCGATTGGATGCCTAGCACTAAATTTACTGGCGGTAGGCGCGTTTGTGCTTATCTTGATACATCTGAACCTCAACATGAACAGGTACCATTCGGTTTAAACTGTTTTAATTTCGGTGTTTGATTTGACTAATTATTACGTTTAAGTTTGTTCAAATTTGAATACAACCGAAAGTGTAAGTATTCGATTGTATATTCTCTACATATTTTAGAAAAGTATATATGATCAATATTGGCATACCAAGATTGACTGTTACAGCATGCAAAAATGATTTAGACCTTTTGcaggttcaacacttaatggttcaaagTGTTTGTTTCgtaagcagatgtctgaatggttcagataattactaagtctgaatggttaagacatttaatctgaattggtcagacatttgtctctgaacggctaagcattatactggttcttaatagttcagaccacttactgtttcagcacttaatgattcagataTATTACtcgttcaacacttaaccatttatAAGTTGCCAAACAGCTCCTAACTAAAGAAATCATTAATGtttcttttttaatttaataaaaatatgtatttacctaattattatatttttattctAAATGTAAGAATATAATAAGAATATTAATGTTGAATTATTGCAAAGTTGGAGGCGCTATGATTAGTATTGAATTATTGAAAAGTTGGAGGCACTTtggttttatttgttttatgtttaaaatcattgaGTTTAAATTAGTAACTTTTAAATAATAAAAGATGTTTAATGATTAATCATTCTTTTGTTTTTTTGAAAAAGCCAAACTTTCTTATTCAAAACAAACAGAACCATTCTAGTTATTAAAAATCCCACATTTGTTACTAGTTATTGTTGAACCTAAATTAAGGATGAAATTTTAACAAATAAAAAGCAatgataatatttatttattgcatAAACTAGAGATTAATTTATGACATATAATGAAAAGAATGTAATAGTGAAAATCCAACAAATAGAAAGAATACTAATAATTCTTTCTTTTTATATAATTTATCACGACTCCATTCATTAAGACGTTATTGGTTTGGTTTGTTACATATATCATGTTTAAGTGATTTGTTTCATAAATTATTTATTAACAAACTAACATGATGCATGCATGTGACATCAATGTGGAAATTTCTTTTTATATCCTCACATGAAGACTTTAAGTTTAAACAAATAATAGGGTTGCTTTCTTAATATAATCATTGGCACAACTAATCTTATCTTCCCTGTGAATTATCATATAACATTatcatataaataaataaataattgtgAATTACCTTTTTTTTTTGTATGAAGTGTTTATCTTTATTAAAGTGGTTTGGGTTCAAATTCCATAAAGTGGACAATATATGAATTTAGGAGTAAATTTTACGAGGTATGTGTTTGCAATTCAATATATACAGACGTCTTGGTCAAGATCTTTTTTTGACATTCCTACTTATAACGATTGTTTGTCTTACCTATTTCGACcatagtggaaggttcaaatgagaagaatttttttttttgtaagaagaaaaaagaagaagtttcaaccaataagaatgcttcattttactttatttaatatttgcatttaattttaatataaggatatattggtaaacttacataaatcattaatttgtattcttcctttttaataactaactaaattaaatttgtaactccttttcaaaatatatattttttccaaattaaaaaaaacaacttaatttaaagtgtagaataaattactagttgtgtaggataaattacgtgTTGTGTAAGATATATTtggaggtgtgtaggataaatttcgattgtgtaggataaaattctataatgtgtagggtatatatgtagaaaaattttgatatgtgtaggttttgtagattatatgtaggataattaattattagttgactaattaattaaagagagaaaaattaatgatatgagttataaatgaaataatattttactactatgccctttcttctttttattctcatattaaatttcttctcaaattaaCCTTTCGACCATATACACGTTAAATAATACTCATCGAGCATACACACGTTAAATAATACTCAACAAGAGATTATTTTCTTTGAGAATTTTttgttccaaaaaaaaaaacaatatactTCTAGTAAAATGATTAAAGTTTGAACTCTTATAAACTATTTTGTGTTATGGTTTAACTAGTTTTTAAAATTCGCAGATCAAGAACTTCGCAATGGACACACTGAAACGAAGCTCAACCGTTTGGGTCCCAACCCTAACCACCTTACTCGACACAATGTGGGACAACATCGAGTCCCAACTCGCATCTGGTCCGGTCAGCTACCTCGTACCCATTCAAAAATTCATCTTTGCCTTCACATCCTTATGCATAGCGGGTGCAGACCCGGCTAACTCACCGGACATCGCCGACAAAGGTTACATGCGTATGGACCGCTGGCTCGCCGTTCAGCTCCTACCCAGCGTCCCGATAACCACTTTCCAACCCTTGGTGGAAATATTCCTACATTCCTTTCCTTACCCTTACTTCTTAGTGAGTCGCGACTATAACAAATTATACAAGTTCGTAGAAAACGAGGCCAAAGAAGTAATTTCACGAGGTCAAACCGAGTTCAAACTCAGTAAAGAAGACGCGACACATAATCTCCTTTTCATCCTTGGTTTCAACGCGTTTGGTGGGTTTTCAATCCTTTTCCCGAGTTTATTATCCGCATTAGCGTCTGATAAAACCGGGATTCAAGAAAAGTTACGAAAAGAAGTGAGAGAGAAAGTCGGGCCCGCGTCAGGTTTGAGCTTGAGGTCCGTTCAAGAAATGGACCTGGTTCAATCCTTTGTTTACGAGACTCTCAGACTGAACCCGCCCGTGCCATTACAGTACGGGCGAGCCCGTAAGGACTTTGAGCTAAGTTCTCACGACTcggtttttaaaattaaaaaaggcGAGTTACTATGTGGGTACCAGCCTTTGGTTATGAGAGATCCTAAGGTGTTTGATGACCCGGAGACGTTTGTTCCGGACCGGTTTACCGGTGAGAAGGGTAAAGAGTTGTTGACTTATTTGTACTGGTCAAACGGGCCGCAGTCCGGGATGCCAAGTGGGTCGAACAAACAGTGTGCGGGGAAAGACTATGTTACCCTTACTACTTCGTTGTTTCTTGCACATATGTTTCTAAGATATGATTCGGTTACAATAGCTAATGCTTCGTTTACAGCTGTTGATAAACCGACACCATGAGTTATCGAGGGCGGCTCGAGGAAGATCAAGACCGTTAATACCTGTTAGTAGTTTATTGTTTATAATGTAAGCAACTATTGTGAGTAAAAAACCATCATTTGTTAACGCCTTTAACGGTACACTATTgaattctcctatatattaataaGTGAATGGAATGAACAgtaaattataatataataaaatattatatacaactttttatactttattattttaatattataataattgttatcttctttactttttaagtttgatAAGCTTGGTGTTAACCGATACTTATATCGAAAATACCAgttcgttatcggtacatgaaggtaaaaaatagcaccagcctggtacataaaacgccaaagtcggtaccggattgagtttgataatcttttagttcgagaaatttTGTACTGCTatccagtaccatttgctcatccctgatcacgggtaccgtacgaacaacaacagtatcgtacaacttttttttttagtttcaggggtagtgatgagctcggtgccaattgataccgaatcggtattggtacagaaaataccggttacggtatcggtatatgaaggtaaaaaccggtatcaggaacgccaaacgtcagtaccgaactggtacttaggatctttcggttcaggaaattcggtaccggtacccattactatttgctcatctctgactacgggcttctaccgaacaacatcattaccatacaacttttttagttgattttctttcggttattttttagtgtttttttctacatttttttttcttattagcAACTCCGTgtgcaacgcgctcgtagtgatttcaaacatatataaacacatactaaataataaaataagttcaCCGCAACGCAGCGACGGTTATTATAACTAGTTTTATGAATAATGATACAACTTTTGTAATCATATATAACTAATTAACTAGATAATGCAAAAAAGCAGACAAAAGTATTTGCGGGTCGACCCGATTCAACATGATTTGTTACAAGGCAAAAATTACCCGTTTAGACTCGAACCAGCGTACGTGATTTCAAGTATGATATAACAAATAGAGTTCATACTAATGCATATGGAACAACAAtcgatttatttttttttttttttatttttttttttttttgagaactTGATCTCAGTAAACATCAAAACTCAAAAATCACTATGCATTTGTGACACTCACATACCTAATTTCACGCGGTGTTTACGGCCTTATTGCCGCCATCTTTCCACCCTCGTTGTCGGGCCCTCGACTCCCACATTTCGCTTAACTTTTTTTGTGCAATTAGCGCTTCTTCGGCCTTTTCACGCGCTTCTTCACAAGTTTCCATACCTGAGTTACACTTGTCGGCTTCTTTCTGGTACTGTGATGTCAGCTTCTTGGCCTCGAGAAGTGCCATGTCAGCACGTTGTTGACTTTCTAAAGCTTCGGCTTCGCGTAGCTTTAGTTCTTCGGATAAAAGCTCGGCAAAATTCTTTTCTGTTTCTCCGTTCACTTCAGGATCGTGTTTTGCACAATCTGTTCGAGATATAATCAACAATTagaaaaaaaagagtaaattacaaaaatcgtcctttatgtatgtcacttatcgcaaactgtgtcctttatcttcaataattagagaaaacgtactcgatgtttgcaaacccttgcaagttatgtcctttagccctaactcagttaattttttgtggttaaatctgaccaaatggaccccacatgagggtattttggtcattttactctcatgtgagaTCCATTAGGTCAAATTTAACCACAAAactaccctcatgtggggtctatTTGTTCAGATTTAatcacaaaaattaactgagttagagctaaaggacataacttgtaaggtttgcaaacatcgagtacgttttctgtaattattgaagacaaaggacacagtttgcgataagtgacatacataaaggacgatttttgtaatttactcgaAAAAAAATAATCACATTATGTATAAAATAAACATATTGGTCAATAGTGAATATCTAAAATCTCGGTTGACCCTATTTGTGTTTCCATTCTATAACTGTAAAAGAGATGAAACTCCAAATCCGAAAAATTCATCGGGTCAAAGTTAAAAACTTACCTGAAAACGAACGGGTCAAGTGGGCCAAATGAGTTAAAAGTCACACAAAGT comes from the Helianthus annuus cultivar XRQ/B chromosome 4, HanXRQr2.0-SUNRISE, whole genome shotgun sequence genome and includes:
- the LOC110938149 gene encoding uncharacterized protein LOC110938149 — protein: MALDRGGSCNPTMVKIGITFLGVCLVGYLVGPPLYWHLLEGLAAVRRSSAAVSCPTCNCDCDSQPLLSIPQALSNGSLTDCAKHDPEVNGETEKNFAELLSEELKLREAEALESQQRADMALLEAKKLTSQYQKEADKCNSGMETCEEAREKAEEALIAQKKLSEMWESRARQRGWKDGGNKAVNTA
- the LOC110938146 gene encoding fatty acid hydroperoxide lyase, chloroplastic-like, which encodes MTNNNIASSSVNTSLPVHEVPGSYGLPLLGPLTDRLSYSWFQGPEKFFRKRIEKNKSTVFRTNVPPSFPFFLANPNVVAVLDCKSFAHMFDMELVEKKNTLVGDWMPSTKFTGGRRVCAYLDTSEPQHEQIKNFAMDTLKRSSTVWVPTLTTLLDTMWDNIESQLASGPVSYLVPIQKFIFAFTSLCIAGADPANSPDIADKGYMRMDRWLAVQLLPSVPITTFQPLVEIFLHSFPYPYFLVSRDYNKLYKFVENEAKEVISRGQTEFKLSKEDATHNLLFILGFNAFGGFSILFPSLLSALASDKTGIQEKLRKEVREKVGPASGLSLRSVQEMDLVQSFVYETLRLNPPVPLQYGRARKDFELSSHDSVFKIKKGELLCGYQPLVMRDPKVFDDPETFVPDRFTGEKGKELLTYLYWSNGPQSGMPSGSNKQCAGKDYVTLTTSLFLAHMFLRYDSVTIANASFTAVDKPTP
- the LOC110938147 gene encoding fatty acid hydroperoxide lyase, chloroplastic-like, which codes for MANNDITSSSSSSSSLPVREIPGSYGLPLLGPLTDRFNYSWFQGPEKFFRKRIEKNKSTVFRTNVPPSFPFFLANPNVVAVLDCKSFAHMFDMELVEKKNTLVGDWMPSTRFTGDRRVCAYLDTSEPQHEQIKNFAMDTLKQSSTIWVPTLTTLLDTMWDTIESQLDSGPVSYLVPIQKFIFAFASLCIAGADPANSPDIADKGYIRMDRWLAVQLLPIVPITAFQPLVEIFLHSFPYPYFLVSRDYKKLYEFVESEGKEVISRAQTEFNLSKEDATHNLLFILGFNAFGGFSILFPSLLSALAADETGVQEKLRKEVREKAGPTSGLSLRSVQEMDLVQSFVYETLRLNPPVPLQYGRARKDFELSSHDSVFKIKKGELLCGYQPLVMRDPKVFDDPGTFVPDRFTGEKGKELLSYLYWSNGPQSGMPSGSNKQCAAKDYVTLTTSLFLAHMFLRYDSVTITNASFTAVDKPTP